The following proteins come from a genomic window of Frankia casuarinae:
- the dxs gene encoding 1-deoxy-D-xylulose-5-phosphate synthase, with protein sequence MSLLSTISSPQDVKRLDHEELATLAAEIRDFLIHAVARTGGHLGPNLGAVELTLAIHRVFDSPFDRILWDTGHQSYVHKILTGRADDFSGLRQRGGLSGYPSRAESEHDIIENSHASTALSYADGLSRAYALRGEDRAVVAVVGDGALTGGMCWEALNNIAADDRPVVIVVNDNGRSYAPTIGGLADHLAALRLAPEYEQVLDVVKQVLGRTPLVGPPLFDALHGIKKGIKDVVQPQGMFEDLGLKYVGPVDGHDVVAVESALRRARDFGGPVIVHCVTRKGFGYPPAEQDDADNFHGVGIIDPATGKPVSTSKTISWTSIFSDEIVQIGSERPDVVTLTAAMLQPVGLGAFAKAYPDRVFDVGIAEQHAVTSAAGLAMGGLKPVVCLYATFLNRAFDQVLMDVALHRQPVTFVLDRAGITGEDGASHNGMWDLSFLQVVPGLAIAAPRDAPTLRAELREAVGDTDGPTVVRFPKGKVAVDVPAIDTVGGVDVLYRSPKVAQRREVLLVSIGAMAATCLEVAERVASQGIGITVVDPRWVKPLDPALIDLARAHDLVVTVEDNGRVGGVGAALAQLLRDADVDVPLRDFGIAQRFLDHGKRDEVMAEVGLAPQDLARKVVEAVAKRQPAIEDDPTSPGEAAPAGERAGEAIGDQR encoded by the coding sequence GTGTCGCTTCTGTCCACGATCAGTAGTCCGCAGGACGTCAAGCGCCTCGACCACGAGGAGCTCGCCACCCTGGCGGCCGAGATCCGTGATTTCCTCATTCACGCAGTCGCGCGTACGGGAGGTCACCTCGGGCCGAATCTGGGGGCTGTCGAGCTGACGTTGGCAATACATCGTGTGTTTGATTCGCCATTCGACCGCATCCTTTGGGACACCGGCCATCAGTCCTATGTGCACAAGATTCTGACCGGCCGGGCGGACGATTTCTCCGGGCTGCGCCAGCGGGGTGGCCTTTCCGGCTACCCCAGCCGGGCCGAGTCCGAGCACGACATCATCGAGAATTCGCACGCCTCGACCGCCCTGTCCTACGCCGACGGGCTGTCGCGTGCCTACGCGCTGCGTGGTGAGGACCGGGCCGTCGTCGCCGTCGTCGGTGACGGCGCCCTGACCGGCGGGATGTGCTGGGAGGCGCTGAACAACATCGCCGCCGACGACCGGCCCGTCGTCATCGTCGTCAACGACAACGGCCGCTCCTACGCACCGACGATCGGCGGCCTCGCCGACCACCTCGCCGCGCTGCGGCTGGCGCCCGAGTACGAGCAGGTCCTCGACGTCGTCAAGCAGGTCCTCGGCCGCACCCCGCTGGTCGGCCCCCCGCTGTTCGACGCGCTGCACGGCATCAAGAAGGGCATCAAAGACGTCGTCCAGCCGCAGGGCATGTTCGAGGACCTCGGCCTGAAGTACGTCGGCCCGGTCGACGGCCACGACGTCGTCGCGGTCGAGTCGGCCCTGCGCCGGGCTCGGGATTTCGGCGGGCCCGTCATCGTCCACTGCGTGACCCGCAAGGGCTTCGGCTACCCGCCGGCGGAGCAGGACGACGCCGACAACTTCCACGGCGTCGGCATCATCGACCCGGCGACCGGCAAGCCGGTGTCGACGTCGAAGACCATCAGCTGGACGAGCATCTTCTCGGACGAGATCGTGCAGATCGGTTCCGAGCGGCCCGACGTCGTCACGCTGACCGCCGCGATGCTCCAGCCGGTTGGTCTCGGCGCCTTCGCCAAGGCCTACCCGGACCGGGTGTTCGACGTCGGTATCGCCGAGCAGCACGCCGTCACCTCGGCCGCCGGGCTCGCGATGGGTGGGCTCAAGCCCGTCGTGTGTCTCTACGCCACGTTCCTCAACCGCGCGTTCGACCAGGTCCTGATGGACGTCGCCCTGCACCGCCAGCCCGTGACGTTCGTGCTCGATCGGGCCGGCATCACCGGGGAGGACGGGGCGTCGCACAACGGCATGTGGGACCTGTCGTTCCTGCAGGTCGTCCCGGGGCTCGCGATCGCCGCCCCGCGGGACGCGCCGACCCTGCGGGCGGAGCTGCGTGAGGCCGTGGGTGACACCGACGGCCCGACCGTCGTGCGTTTCCCCAAGGGCAAGGTCGCCGTGGACGTGCCGGCGATTGACACGGTCGGCGGGGTGGACGTGCTCTACCGTTCGCCGAAGGTGGCCCAGCGCCGCGAGGTGCTGCTGGTCTCCATCGGCGCGATGGCCGCCACCTGCCTGGAGGTCGCGGAGCGGGTCGCGAGCCAGGGCATCGGCATCACCGTTGTCGACCCGCGGTGGGTCAAGCCACTGGACCCGGCGCTGATCGATCTTGCCCGCGCCCACGACCTCGTCGTCACCGTCGAGGATAACGGCCGGGTCGGCGGGGTCGGGGCGGCGCTGGCCCAGCTGCTGCGCGACGCCGACGTTGACGTGCCCCTGCGGGACTTCGGCATCGCCCAGCGCTTCCTCGACCACGGCAAGCGGGACGAGGTCATGGCCGAGGTCGGGCTTGCCCCGCAGGACCTCGCCCGCAAGGTCGTCGAGGCCGTCGCGAAGCGCCAGCCGGCGATCGAGGACGACCCGACCTCGCCCGGCGAAGCGGCCCCGGCGGGCGAGCGGGCCGGCGAGGCCATCGGCGACCAGCGCTGA
- a CDS encoding APC family permease — protein MALTDRLKRGFVGRPIGSDRLGETLLPKRIALPVFASDALSSVSYATEEILLVLSLGGLAFYHISPWLAGAVAILMLTVVASYRQNVHAYPSGGGDYEVVSVNLGPRAGLLVASSLLVDYVLTVAVSVSAGVANLTSAITGLAAHKVLLAVVIVVLLTIMNLRGVRESGTAFAIPTYGFVLGIFVMIVTGLVQAAVGHPPRAESAGYQVVAERDYAGFALVFLVLRAFASGCTALTGVEAISNGVPAFRKPKSRNAATTLLMLGLIAVTMFGGVTALALISDVHVAEHTGDLIGASGEQRTVIAQVAAAVFGDGSPGFGYIAVVTALILMLAANTAFNGFPVLGSILARDGYLPRQLYTRGDRLAYSNGIVLLAGFAILLIVVFDAQVTALIQLYILGVFISFTLSQTGMVRHWARILRSDDPAASDPAARRRIRRSQAINFFGACLTGTVLILVLVTKFTHGAWIVCLAIPIIFLGMRGIRAHYDRVAVELTPEPGPPTLPSRIHAVVLVSKIHAPTLRALAYAKASRPHSLVAVTVAVDQAEADRLRKAWTERGITVDLVVLASPYREVTRPVLDYVARIRRESPRDVVAVYVPEYVVGHWWEHLLHNQSALRLKARLLFQPSVMVTSVPWQLASSRLAEQRFERTGAGAVRQGRATLPGPLERKR, from the coding sequence GTGGCGCTCACGGACCGCCTCAAGCGCGGTTTCGTCGGTCGACCGATCGGGAGCGACCGGCTTGGGGAGACATTGCTCCCTAAACGCATCGCTTTGCCCGTCTTCGCGAGCGATGCCCTTTCCTCGGTGTCGTACGCGACCGAGGAGATCCTGCTTGTCCTGTCGCTGGGTGGGCTGGCCTTCTACCACATCTCGCCCTGGCTTGCTGGAGCCGTCGCCATCCTGATGCTGACGGTGGTGGCGTCCTACCGGCAGAACGTGCACGCCTACCCGAGCGGCGGCGGCGACTACGAGGTCGTCTCGGTCAACCTGGGCCCGCGGGCCGGCCTGCTGGTGGCCAGTTCCCTGCTGGTTGACTACGTCCTCACGGTCGCGGTGTCGGTGTCGGCCGGTGTCGCGAACCTGACGTCCGCTATCACCGGGCTCGCCGCGCACAAGGTGCTCCTCGCGGTCGTCATCGTCGTCCTACTGACGATAATGAACCTGCGTGGGGTGCGCGAGTCCGGCACGGCGTTCGCCATCCCGACCTACGGCTTCGTGCTCGGCATCTTCGTAATGATCGTCACCGGGCTGGTCCAGGCGGCCGTCGGTCATCCGCCGCGGGCCGAGAGTGCTGGGTACCAGGTGGTCGCCGAGCGTGACTACGCGGGATTCGCCCTGGTGTTCCTGGTGTTGCGGGCGTTCGCCTCGGGATGCACGGCGCTCACCGGGGTCGAGGCGATCAGTAACGGGGTGCCCGCGTTCCGGAAGCCCAAGAGCCGCAACGCCGCGACCACCCTGCTGATGCTGGGGCTTATCGCAGTCACGATGTTCGGCGGCGTCACCGCGCTGGCTCTGATCTCCGACGTGCATGTCGCTGAGCACACCGGGGACCTGATCGGCGCCAGTGGTGAGCAGCGGACCGTGATCGCCCAGGTCGCCGCCGCCGTCTTCGGGGACGGATCGCCCGGCTTCGGCTACATCGCCGTCGTCACCGCTCTCATCCTGATGCTGGCGGCGAACACCGCCTTCAACGGCTTCCCGGTGCTGGGTTCGATCCTCGCCCGCGACGGCTACCTGCCGCGTCAGCTATACACCCGCGGTGACCGACTGGCCTACTCCAACGGGATCGTGCTGCTCGCCGGCTTCGCGATCCTGCTGATCGTCGTGTTTGACGCGCAGGTCACCGCCCTGATCCAGCTCTACATCCTCGGGGTCTTCATCTCGTTCACCCTCAGCCAGACCGGGATGGTGCGGCACTGGGCACGCATCCTGCGCTCGGACGACCCGGCGGCGTCCGATCCGGCCGCCCGCCGGCGGATCCGCCGGTCTCAGGCGATCAACTTCTTCGGCGCCTGCCTCACCGGCACCGTGCTGATCCTCGTGCTGGTCACGAAGTTCACCCACGGTGCCTGGATCGTCTGTCTGGCTATCCCGATCATCTTTCTCGGGATGCGGGGGATCAGGGCTCACTACGACCGGGTCGCGGTCGAACTCACCCCGGAACCCGGGCCGCCGACCCTGCCCTCCCGGATCCACGCCGTCGTCCTCGTCAGTAAGATCCATGCCCCGACACTGCGGGCCCTGGCCTACGCCAAGGCGTCGCGGCCGCACAGCCTCGTCGCGGTCACGGTCGCCGTCGACCAGGCGGAGGCCGATCGGCTCCGCAAGGCGTGGACGGAGCGGGGGATCACCGTCGATCTCGTGGTGCTGGCCTCCCCCTACCGGGAGGTGACCCGCCCGGTGCTGGACTACGTCGCCCGGATCAGGCGGGAGAGCCCCCGCGACGTCGTCGCCGTCTACGTCCCGGAGTACGTCGTCGGTCACTGGTGGGAGCATCTCCTGCACAACCAGAGCGCGCTGCGGCTCAAGGCCCGGCTGCTCTTCCAGCCCAGCGTCATGGTCACCAGCGTGCCCTGGCAGCTCGCCTCGTCCAGGCTGGCCGAGCAGCGGTTCGAACGAACCGGGGCGGGCGCGGTGCGACAGGGCCGGGCCACGCTTCCCGGCCCGTTGGAGCGGAAGCGGTGA
- a CDS encoding lysylphosphatidylglycerol synthase domain-containing protein, with amino-acid sequence MGEHTVSARQGAASRRRAGHGPRWWAVRGALLVALGLLVLAMVSQWNEIEESVRSLTVGGVVASGVVTVLAVGTTVLSWRALLGGLGAALPLRAAVRIFFVGQIGKYIPGSVWPVLAQMELSRDHGVSRPKAASASLVVLALAVPSGGLAAAVTLPFVSAQALADYWWALAVVPVFVVVLCPPVLSRLLALAFRLLRRPPLTEPLPPRAVAAGAGWLLLSFCCYGVATWLLVRDLHPAVGGGRLLLLSLGAYALAWTAGFLVLVLPAGAGVREAVLVLALAPAVASGPATLVALVARLLATIADLVWALVGVALRQRGARLLCTDDAMQERM; translated from the coding sequence GTGGGTGAGCACACCGTGTCGGCGCGCCAGGGCGCCGCCTCCCGCCGCCGGGCTGGGCACGGCCCACGCTGGTGGGCCGTGCGTGGTGCGCTTCTGGTGGCCCTCGGGCTACTGGTTCTCGCCATGGTCAGCCAGTGGAACGAGATCGAGGAGTCCGTCCGCTCGCTCACCGTGGGCGGCGTGGTGGCCTCGGGTGTGGTCACCGTGCTTGCCGTCGGTACCACCGTGTTGTCCTGGCGGGCGTTGCTGGGGGGGTTGGGCGCCGCGCTTCCCCTGCGGGCCGCCGTGCGGATCTTCTTCGTCGGGCAGATCGGCAAATATATCCCGGGCAGCGTGTGGCCGGTGCTCGCGCAGATGGAGCTCTCCCGCGACCACGGCGTCTCCCGGCCGAAGGCGGCTTCGGCGAGCCTGGTCGTGTTGGCGCTCGCGGTGCCGAGCGGGGGGCTCGCCGCGGCGGTCACCCTGCCGTTCGTCTCCGCGCAGGCGCTCGCCGACTACTGGTGGGCGCTGGCGGTCGTGCCCGTCTTCGTCGTCGTGCTCTGTCCCCCGGTGCTGTCCCGCCTGCTGGCGCTGGCATTCCGGCTGCTGCGCCGCCCACCGCTGACCGAACCGCTGCCCCCGCGGGCCGTCGCCGCCGGAGCCGGCTGGTTGCTGCTCAGCTTCTGCTGCTACGGGGTGGCGACCTGGCTGCTCGTCCGGGATCTGCATCCGGCGGTCGGTGGCGGCCGGCTGTTGCTGCTCTCCCTCGGGGCCTATGCCCTGGCCTGGACCGCCGGATTTCTGGTACTGGTGCTGCCCGCCGGGGCGGGGGTGCGGGAGGCGGTGCTGGTGCTGGCGCTGGCGCCGGCGGTCGCCAGCGGGCCGGCGACCCTGGTCGCGTTGGTGGCGCGGCTTCTCGCCACGATCGCCGACCTGGTCTGGGCGCTCGTCGGTGTCGCCCTACGGCAGCGGGGTGCTCGGCTGTTGTGTACTGATGATGCGATGCAGGAGCGAATGTGA
- a CDS encoding 3-hydroxyacyl-CoA dehydrogenase NAD-binding domain-containing protein: MTIDEVTLSFPGEVVTAAHVRYARLPEVAGPVALITLDNGHDHTRPNTFGPAGLRSLLAAVDEIEAHDPPVAAIAVTGKPFIFSVGADLSFRSSLTDPERIRPSLAALGRLGHEAFARVGEGRLGDRKVPTFALVNGAALGGGLELALHCDYRALSAGIPALAFPEVFLGLVPGWGGTQLLPNLIGAERAVSVVIGNALSQNRMLRGRQAFELGLGDVLLEPADFLAEALRWVGQVLRGDVDPVAARAPVERGAGWAEAIARGRTLADAKLHGAAPAAYRALDLLALAETADRATGYAAETEALADLSVSDELAASLYSFDLVQKRAKRPVGGPDPALARPVTKVGVVGAGLMASQLALVFAHRLEVPVVLTDIDQARLDAGVAGVHQEVDNLLLRHRITPDQANRYKANVTGSLTKDAFADADLVIEAVFENLAVKRTVLAELEAVVAPTAVLLTNTSALSVTEMAAGLDHPERVAGLHFFNPVSVLPLVEVVRAARSDDATIATTLAVAKNLKKNAVLVADAPAFVVNRLLTRFLGEVLGATEGGTPLEEADHALDPLGLPMSPMTLLALVGPPVALHVAETLHAAFPDRFRRPTALARLVEAGRSGVYTTGPDGVQTVDPDAAALIFTPSPAATPLTGDEVREAALRALAEEIHLMLTEKIVAEAADIDLCMILGAGWPFHLGGITPYLDRSGISEAVTGQRFAPPGVATLR; encoded by the coding sequence ATGACCATCGACGAGGTGACCCTGTCCTTCCCGGGCGAGGTCGTCACGGCCGCCCACGTCCGCTACGCGCGGCTGCCCGAGGTGGCCGGGCCCGTCGCCCTGATCACCCTCGACAACGGTCATGACCACACCCGGCCGAACACCTTCGGCCCGGCCGGCCTGCGGTCCCTGCTCGCCGCCGTCGACGAGATCGAGGCGCACGACCCGCCGGTCGCCGCGATCGCCGTCACCGGCAAGCCGTTCATCTTCAGCGTGGGTGCGGACCTGTCCTTCCGCTCATCGCTCACCGACCCGGAGCGGATCCGCCCCTCGCTCGCGGCGCTCGGCCGCCTCGGGCACGAGGCCTTCGCCCGGGTGGGTGAGGGTCGCCTGGGTGACCGGAAGGTCCCGACCTTCGCCCTCGTCAACGGGGCGGCGCTGGGCGGCGGGCTGGAGCTGGCCCTGCACTGCGACTACCGGGCGCTGTCCGCCGGCATTCCCGCACTCGCCTTCCCAGAGGTCTTCCTCGGCCTCGTCCCGGGCTGGGGCGGCACCCAGCTGCTGCCCAACCTCATCGGCGCCGAACGGGCGGTGTCCGTCGTCATCGGCAACGCGCTCAGCCAGAACCGCATGCTGCGCGGCCGGCAGGCGTTCGAGCTGGGTCTCGGGGACGTGCTGCTGGAGCCGGCGGACTTCCTGGCGGAGGCGCTGCGCTGGGTGGGCCAGGTGCTGCGCGGCGATGTCGACCCGGTGGCCGCCCGCGCGCCGGTCGAGCGGGGGGCGGGCTGGGCGGAGGCGATCGCACGGGGCCGGACGCTCGCCGACGCGAAGCTGCACGGGGCCGCGCCGGCCGCCTACCGGGCGTTGGACCTCCTCGCGCTCGCCGAGACCGCCGACCGCGCCACCGGGTACGCGGCCGAGACCGAGGCCCTCGCCGATCTGTCCGTCAGCGACGAACTCGCCGCCAGCCTGTACTCCTTCGACCTCGTGCAGAAGCGGGCGAAGCGGCCGGTGGGCGGGCCGGACCCGGCGCTGGCCCGGCCCGTGACGAAGGTCGGGGTGGTCGGCGCCGGCCTCATGGCAAGCCAGCTCGCCCTCGTGTTCGCGCACCGGCTCGAGGTGCCGGTGGTGCTCACCGACATCGACCAGGCCCGGCTCGACGCCGGGGTCGCGGGGGTCCACCAGGAGGTCGACAACCTCCTGCTGCGCCACCGCATCACCCCCGACCAGGCGAACCGCTACAAGGCGAACGTCACCGGATCCCTGACCAAGGACGCCTTCGCGGACGCGGACCTCGTCATCGAGGCCGTCTTCGAGAACCTGGCCGTCAAGCGGACCGTGCTCGCGGAGCTCGAGGCCGTCGTGGCGCCCACGGCCGTGCTCCTGACGAACACCTCGGCGCTGTCGGTCACCGAGATGGCCGCTGGGCTCGATCATCCCGAACGGGTAGCCGGGCTGCACTTCTTCAATCCGGTGTCGGTCCTCCCCCTGGTCGAGGTGGTCCGCGCTGCCCGCAGCGACGACGCCACCATCGCGACGACGCTGGCCGTGGCGAAGAACCTGAAGAAGAACGCGGTCCTGGTCGCCGATGCCCCGGCGTTCGTCGTCAACCGGCTGCTGACGCGGTTCCTCGGGGAGGTGCTCGGCGCGACAGAGGGCGGTACGCCGCTCGAGGAGGCCGACCACGCCCTCGATCCGCTGGGGCTGCCGATGTCCCCGATGACCCTGCTCGCCCTCGTCGGGCCGCCGGTCGCCCTGCACGTCGCGGAGACACTGCACGCGGCGTTCCCGGACCGGTTCCGGCGGCCGACGGCTCTCGCCCGGCTGGTCGAGGCGGGCCGGAGCGGCGTCTACACCACGGGCCCGGACGGCGTCCAGACCGTCGACCCGGACGCCGCCGCGCTCATCTTCACGCCGTCCCCGGCCGCCACCCCGCTGACCGGGGACGAGGTACGCGAGGCGGCGCTGCGGGCGCTCGCCGAGGAGATCCATCTGATGCTGACCGAGAAGATCGTCGCGGAGGCCGCCGACATCGACCTGTGCATGATCCTCGGCGCCGGCTGGCCGTTCCACCTCGGCGGCATCACGCCCTACCTGGACCGTAGCGGCATCAGCGAGGCCGTCACCGGGCAGCGCTTCGCCCCGCCGGGGGTCGCCACCCTGCGCTGA
- a CDS encoding class I SAM-dependent RNA methyltransferase: MSRQRRPARSRVFGGTARQARVPGIAVGSLLDLDVGPVAHGGFCVARSGGRVVFVRHALPGERIRARVTDASHERYWRADAVAVLTPSPDRVVAPCPHAGPGLCGGCDWQHAGLAAQRRGKAEVVADALRRFGGLDARVSPAHAGSGLGTAAEAGPGAEPALEVLVEAVPVGGPERLTGSDRPGGADDGLAWRTRMRFAVTAGGEVGLRASRSHEVVATPDCRIAHPLVLAALAGRRFPGADAVEVAASPATGQVAVAVHPAGAGTVVNDEHAGTGEDPGEVGAPGEVVEVVGGRRFRLGPEVFWQVHPAAPGVLVDAVREALRPRAGETALDLYAGTGLFAAFLAEDVGAAGRVIALESDAASVAAAANNLADLPWVSLRALRVTPATVRGVVGTGGPAGRVDLAVLDPPRTGAGPAVVAALLAHRPRAVAYVACDPVALGRDLAAAAAAGYDLVVLRAFDLFPMTAHVECVALLEPRGADRNPNLV, translated from the coding sequence GTGAGTCGACAGCGTCGGCCCGCGCGATCGCGCGTCTTCGGGGGCACCGCACGGCAGGCCCGCGTGCCGGGGATCGCGGTCGGCTCGCTGCTCGACCTCGACGTCGGGCCGGTGGCCCACGGCGGCTTCTGCGTCGCCCGCTCGGGCGGTCGGGTGGTGTTCGTCCGCCATGCCCTGCCCGGCGAACGGATTCGTGCCCGAGTTACCGACGCCTCCCACGAGCGGTACTGGCGGGCGGACGCGGTCGCCGTCCTGACGCCCTCGCCGGACCGGGTGGTCGCGCCCTGCCCGCACGCCGGTCCAGGGTTGTGCGGGGGGTGCGACTGGCAGCATGCCGGCCTCGCGGCGCAGCGGCGCGGTAAGGCCGAGGTCGTGGCCGACGCCCTTCGGCGGTTCGGCGGCCTCGACGCCCGGGTCAGCCCCGCGCACGCCGGGTCCGGCCTAGGGACGGCGGCCGAGGCCGGACCCGGCGCCGAGCCGGCGCTGGAGGTGCTGGTCGAGGCGGTGCCCGTCGGCGGTCCGGAGCGGCTGACCGGATCCGACCGGCCCGGTGGCGCCGACGACGGACTGGCGTGGCGGACCCGGATGCGCTTCGCGGTGACGGCCGGCGGCGAGGTCGGGCTGCGGGCGAGCCGCTCGCACGAGGTGGTGGCGACGCCGGACTGCCGCATCGCCCACCCCCTCGTCCTCGCGGCGCTCGCCGGCCGGCGGTTTCCTGGGGCCGACGCCGTCGAGGTCGCGGCCAGCCCGGCGACCGGGCAGGTGGCCGTGGCGGTGCATCCCGCCGGTGCCGGGACGGTCGTCAACGACGAGCACGCCGGGACCGGCGAGGATCCCGGGGAGGTCGGAGCCCCCGGGGAGGTCGTCGAGGTGGTGGGGGGGCGGAGGTTCCGGCTCGGGCCGGAGGTGTTCTGGCAGGTCCATCCGGCGGCTCCCGGCGTGCTGGTGGACGCGGTCCGCGAGGCCCTGCGTCCCCGAGCCGGGGAGACCGCGCTCGACCTGTATGCCGGGACGGGCCTGTTCGCGGCGTTCCTCGCGGAGGATGTCGGCGCCGCTGGCCGCGTCATCGCGCTGGAGTCCGACGCCGCGTCGGTCGCGGCCGCGGCGAACAACCTCGCCGATCTGCCATGGGTCTCGCTGCGGGCGTTGCGGGTGACGCCGGCTACCGTTCGTGGGGTGGTCGGTACGGGCGGGCCGGCCGGCCGGGTCGATCTCGCGGTGCTCGACCCGCCGCGCACCGGGGCGGGCCCGGCGGTGGTGGCCGCGCTGCTCGCCCATCGCCCCCGCGCGGTCGCCTACGTCGCCTGCGATCCTGTCGCGCTGGGTCGGGACCTCGCCGCCGCGGCGGCCGCGGGCTACGACCTCGTCGTGTTGCGCGCCTTCGACCTGTTTCCGATGACCGCCCACGTCGAGTGCGTGGCACTGCTCGAGCCGCGCGGCGCGGACCGGAATCCGAACCTGGTGTGA
- a CDS encoding thiolase family protein, whose amino-acid sequence MFGSSRNFVRDVVFVDGVRTPFGKAKGVYAETRADDLIVRVIRELLRRNPSLPPERIDEVAIAATTQIGDQGLTIGRVAAILSGLPETVPGFAIDRMCAGAVTAVTTTASSIAVGAYDVAVAGGVEHMGRHPMGEGADLNPRFVAERLVDTSALVMGSTAENLHDRYPKITKSRADAFALASQEKVAKAYANGQIQPDLVPVAARHVETGWEFVTVDEPPRPDTTQAGLAGLRTPFRPHGRVTAGNSAGLNDGATGCLLAAAEVAAELSLPAKMSLVGFAFAGVPPEVMGVGPIPSTEKALARTGLTIDDIGLFELNEAFAVQVLAFLDHFGIAEDDPRVNPYGGAIAFGHPLASSGVRLMTQLARQFAEHPEVRYGMTAMCVGLGMGATTIWANPHHAAAN is encoded by the coding sequence GTGTTCGGATCATCCAGAAACTTCGTACGCGACGTCGTGTTCGTCGACGGGGTCCGAACCCCGTTCGGGAAGGCCAAGGGCGTCTACGCCGAGACCCGTGCCGACGATCTGATCGTGCGGGTGATCCGGGAGCTGCTGCGACGCAATCCTTCCCTCCCCCCCGAGCGGATCGACGAGGTGGCGATCGCGGCCACCACCCAGATCGGCGATCAAGGCCTGACCATCGGCCGGGTCGCCGCCATCCTGTCCGGGTTGCCGGAAACGGTGCCGGGCTTCGCGATCGACCGGATGTGCGCAGGCGCCGTCACGGCGGTGACCACGACGGCCTCGTCGATCGCCGTCGGCGCCTACGACGTGGCCGTGGCCGGCGGGGTGGAACACATGGGCCGCCACCCGATGGGCGAAGGCGCCGACCTCAACCCCCGGTTCGTCGCCGAACGGCTCGTGGACACCTCCGCGCTGGTGATGGGCTCGACCGCCGAGAACCTGCACGACCGGTACCCCAAGATCACCAAATCGCGGGCGGACGCCTTCGCTCTGGCCTCCCAGGAGAAGGTCGCCAAGGCGTACGCGAACGGTCAGATCCAGCCCGACCTCGTCCCGGTGGCCGCCCGGCACGTCGAGACGGGCTGGGAGTTCGTCACCGTCGACGAGCCGCCGCGACCGGACACCACGCAGGCGGGGCTCGCCGGGCTGCGCACGCCGTTCCGGCCGCACGGGCGGGTGACCGCGGGCAACTCCGCCGGGCTCAACGACGGCGCCACCGGCTGCCTGCTCGCCGCCGCCGAGGTGGCGGCCGAGCTAAGCCTGCCGGCGAAGATGAGCCTGGTGGGTTTCGCGTTCGCCGGAGTCCCCCCCGAGGTGATGGGCGTCGGGCCGATCCCGTCGACGGAGAAGGCGCTGGCCCGCACCGGCCTGACCATCGACGACATCGGCCTGTTCGAGCTGAACGAGGCCTTCGCCGTGCAGGTCCTGGCCTTCCTCGACCACTTCGGCATCGCCGAGGACGATCCCCGGGTCAACCCGTACGGCGGGGCCATCGCGTTCGGTCACCCACTGGCGTCCAGCGGGGTGCGCCTGATGACCCAGCTCGCCCGGCAGTTCGCCGAGCATCCCGAGGTGCGCTATGGCATGACGGCGATGTGCGTGGGTCTCGGCATGGGCGCCACCACGATCTGGGCGAATCCGCACCACGCCGCGGCCAACTGA